GGGGAATGGATGTCTGGTTGCTCACAATATCCGGATATGCGAGCAAATGTTTCCTGTTTCTTTGGATATCCAGAAATTTTGATGGTTCCCTTAACATACCCACCGGATTTTCTTCCTGCCAACACATCCATTAGAGTGGTCTTGCCAGCACCACTTATACCCATCAGAGCTGTTAGGACTCCAGGCCTGAAAGCACCACATATTCCCTTCAAAAGTTCCAACCTGTCCTCAGAAATGCCTTGAGCTTTCATCTCCTACAAGCATTATAAAAATGAAGTTTAGCAACTCTCACCAAGCTGTGTTTCCTCGTTACCAATTTTGAAACATATCTTTGCCTCCTGATAAAAATAGAGATACCTGTGGCATATCTACAGCATATCTGATTTCATCAAAGCTCATAGACAAGGGTTCAAAAGGAAGAACCATGCCCCTCTTCCTGCTCTGATTAGCATCATTGACACTACCAACTTTTGCAGAAAGTGATCTAAATGATACACTTCTTTGGCTTTCGTTCCCTCCCCCTGCATTATTTTGGCATTGATCATGTCACAGCATTAGTAATACAATATAGCATCTAGGAAATTAACTCACTGttgtttaatttaacaaatgaCTCACCAGAAGAACCTTCTCCCCTTGATGACAGGTCAACTTTTTCTCTTGCCTTGCTAGCAATTTTCTCAGCTAATGTTTCTTTACTTATTACAGCTTGAGGCTTCCCAAATGCTGAATCAAAtcaatctataagaaaataagcTTCATGTTTGAAAACCAACAAATCTAATGAGAGAAACTTACGGTCAAGATACTTTAATGCCAATGtgaaaaggaaattgaatagGAAACAGTATCCAATCAAAGCCCCTACACCAATCCAGTACCAACGTGCTTCAGGGAAAATTCCACGAGACTTTAAGATCAAAACTCCTAATGGCTCAGTAGAGTTGGGAGGAACCTACAAtacaaatattttcatattttcagcATTTGCAGCTGatcaaaattaacaaagttCCCTATTTTTCATGCTTCAGTATCAAATTTGCTTCTTTTGTCAGCATTCAAGAAATTGTTGCATACTTGTCTCCAACTCTTCCCTAGAAATTCATTTACAGCTATGGCATTCTGCCCATACATCAATGGTGAGATCCAGTAACCCCATATCCACCATTTCTTGACAGCATCTAATGCAGCAAAATGTGGTAATCAACATCAAAACTCTATACACACTACTTAGGAAACAAAGATAACAACCATATTAGTTAGTCCTTTGATTTTTTATCACCTCGGGTTAAGACGAATCCTCCCATAACAAGAACTGCAAGCATGGCAAATGAACCGCAGgtatttgcaacaattatattTCTTCCTAAGCCTCCCATGAATCTGAATAGTGCTGATGCCATTTGGCTAAGACATAGGAGCAATAAGTATTGCTTGAAAAACCTGCCGATAAGAGCTTTATTAAATCATGAGACACAATTATAACAATGTACAACAGATACAAAAAAAGTATAGCTAGTTTCCCACCTCCCTACATTTGGGTCAAAGCCAATTACATAATAACTCATCAAAACCCATAGAGTAGCATCTAAGATGCTGATTGGAATCTTAAGAATCCAAGTTGGTAGAGAATATGCCCACGAAGGATAGAAGAGAAGGTCCCTTTGCTTGTAGAAGACAGGAAGTTTCAAGATAGTCAATGTAAGCTCTGCGAACCCATTGAACATTACCGTAActagaataaagaacaaagctCCCATAAAAATCCCACCATCTGTTATTGTATCTCGATGCATCTCTATCCTTAGAAAAATTGTCACTGTTATGAACCCAATGAAAATAAGCTGAAAAGTTCATCAAGAAGAGAATCATCAGTTCGGACATAAAATGTTGAAAGCATAGGAAACATTTCAAGTAATTTTCTTTACTCACTTGAAACATTTTGAAAACGTAGACAAACAAGTTCCTCTTCATTAGAAGAAGTTCCCTAGACAGACAAGCTTTTAGTAGCTCCTTCTTGGGAACACCATACTTGTCTTTTGATAAAGCATCTGGATGGCTTTTGGACTTGTCAAATGGGATTGCAAGATCATCGCCTAGTTTTTGCCCAATGTGGAAGGACTGAAATGCTTCAGCAAATTCCTTGACTGAGATAAAACTGTAAGGCTCGTCTATACGTGTCCAATACTGCTCTTGGTCTTTCTTTGACGTCACCTGTTGCACCCCAAATAATTTACAGCTATATTCAAACAGTATCTGAgtgttttatagtaataaaactaacaaaaaaaattatgagcaTTAGAATTACTTCCTGTAAGAAGTCAGCAACTCCTTTTCTTTTAGGACATTTGAAACCCATGTATTTGAAGAAGTCAAGCACATTCTCCCGAGGACCTTGATATACTATCTGTCCATCTGAAAGAAGAATTACATCGTCAAACAGTTGGTATGTCTCCGGAGCTGGTTGGAGGAGAGAGATAAGAGCTGTTCCATTGAGGATATGAATGGACTGTCTCAACGAATTCACTATTTGGAACGTTGTTGAACTGTCCAAACCGGTAGATATCTCATCCATGAAAAGTGCCCTTGCTGGCCCAACCAGCATCTCACCTGTATGATATTTAGTGTTAAAAAGAAGGCATTAAAATCATGATTCATAAATCCACAATTCCGGAAATCAATTTTCTGTCAAGTACTTAATATTTTACCTGTAGTGACCCGCTTCTTTTGTCCACCAGAGATACCTCGTATCATTTCATCTCCCACCATGGTATCCGCACAAACTTCAAGCCCTAATATCTGCAAACTTCCAATATTAGATACTGGTGAAAAGATTCTATatcatttatcatcatttatTGGTCTCCATAGCTTGGGCCTGAAAATTTTACCTTAAGAATGTAATCTGTAACAACACCGGCTTCTTGTCCCTCTAGTGCAGCCGCCTGAAAAATTTAATAGTAGCATGTCATTTTAGTAAAACAAAATCTCCCTAATGAAATGAACAATTACAAAGAAATATATTTGACATATATTTATAGGGTCTCCCTACTATGTTGTCATACCTTCATATAGATATCAATATCAGGATCAGGCTTGATATTTGCTTCTTTCTCTCTACGAGACAACTCTGCCAACATCTCTGCCAATTaatagccaaaaaaaaaaaaaaaccattaactGGAGAACATAGAACTGTTGAGACAAATCTGATGTCAATGTTCAGGATAATTCAATTTTACCATAACGAGGTCCAACCCCTTGACATCTTGCAGAAAAGGCTAATGTTTCTCTGACTGTCATTTCTCCTATATGAAGATCATATTGACTTATATAAGCTGATGTTCTCTGTGGTACAAATTCTTCCATTCCATGTCCATTATAAGTTACTCTGCCTGAAAACTGAGATTTTCATATGTGCCCATATTAAAGCCAATCAACTAACTCCCCAGAAAGAAAAGTGGAAATGGAATGAAATTTGGCTTCTTACTTTCAAATCTTTACCGAGTTTTCCAGCCAAAGCCAATAGTAATGTAGTTTTGCCTGAGCTTGGAGGCCCTAAAAGCAACGTCATTCTGCACAAgtttgatcaaataagtcaGTGGAGCCAACATTTGAAGAGATTTTGACTGAAATCTGATGAAAAACATAGTTATCTTCTTACCTTCGGGGTTTAATAATTCCACTAACGTCATTGAGGATTGGAAATGGTTTCTTTCTACTGGGAAGAATATGCAAGTTGCTCAACAATCCCTTCAGAAGAAAAccatgaatttaacaaaaacttGGTAAGGTCAATACAAAATAAAGCTTAGTTTCTGATTCAACAAAGAGTACCTCTACAATGTTTACAGAGAAGTTGAACATGGTAGGCAATGCTCTATTCCCCACATAAGCTTCTGCTTCCACATTTAAATGCTCAAACCGGACCTCAATTGTAGGCATATCAAGTCCAACTCTATGGTTTGAGTTTCATAATCCATATATATACACCAACAATTTACATCAATTTGAATGTGCATCAAACAAGCAGAAGAGAACAAGAAGacccaaatttcaaataaatgaataaagaagaaaaagaaaatacttaCCTATCTATGCGTTCCTTAAGCTTCAGCAAGAATCTTTCATTATCTTCTTCTGCTATTCTCACCAGCCTTTCAAGCAGATTCCTTCTCTCAACGAAACCAAGGTTCTTTATATCAATCTCCCTCGACTGCCCATCTTGTTCAGTGAGTATTCCCCTCCTTACTCGCAAATAGGTAGGCAGTTTCTGAATAGCGGCccatttcaatgcattttcATCGTCTTCTTCATGAGAAGACATGGAGAAAGCTTCCCTGACATTGTTCCTACAAATGCTAGAACTTCCAATACGTGCACTGCTCACTCCAAATGCATCAGTACCGCTCTCCATTTTTACCCAATGCAACACTTTTTCAGTATTCCTAGAAGAACTTGAAAGCAGGTTCTTTGTCGCTTTCGTACAAACGAACTTTATTCAGTTCATGAATTTTAGAGCTGCTTACCGTAAGATATATGAGTATCTTTCTCGAGTTGAGTGTTTTTAAATGTATTGGAGTCAATGGAtagagaaaaaacattaaaacaaacaaaaattttcgtTTGTCTTACTAGACTCTTTGTCGGAAGAATCACATTACGCTTGATTCcttttatacatatacatatataaatataagttgATGAAGCATCAATGATATTTACAACttgaaacttaaaaattcatAACAAATAATTCGGTAACTTTTCTTTATGCTTAATTATAGGATGACGTATATttctgaaaataataataataataataatagaggATGATGctatgaaaaaaaagaaaaaaaaatagtggaTGATGCCATGGCTTACATGgagaattagaaaaaaaaaagtcattttaaaacttaattagtaaattaagccgtttcccaaaatttagggacaagTCGTTTTTGAAGAGAAAAACCGAAAATGCGTCTTTGGAAAAAATGCTTTTCAGAAAATGCTTTCTACAAAACGCATTTTTTTATGCATTAGATCCTCTAGTTAGATGGTTAAATAATAGTGGTTTCATTTATGAGTCTCAAGTTTGAGTTCTCTTCAAaccacatttgtatttttttattttattctgtttcaatttttttattttttatttttaattaatactttttaagttttttatgttaaaaagtttgggcttttttatttaaataacccaaataatttaattaagtaccaaaatgacccacttttttaattaaacaccAAAATGACATGAAATCTACAGTAAAAGTTAGTGGAGCCAAATTATATGGCGCCACCCACTTGCCACATCAGTAGGGagcattaaaaaattaattttttggtggAGCCATGTAAAATGGCGCCACCTGTATAAATACTATGGAAATACTGCAAGTTCTGGATAAATGGGAGGCTTCAAagcaattttccattttctggTGGAGCCAACTTAAATGGCGCCACCAGATCAGACCTGACacccttcttttatttttattttttttattttttattaacttttgtctttttctttaaattttttcttttttaagttttatattttttcttattttattttgtttatttatttttattaattttaaaaaatttgaaatgtatatttgaaatgttttataatatatattttttaaaattttaaatattatttttaaattattttaaaattttgaatattatttttaaaatattaaatatatattttaataatataaaatatttaaatattttaaagatatgacctttcaaatttattattagtttttaatattttaatattatttaatttgttttataatattttaaattatgattttaaattattttaaagatattcgctttttaataaaatagcccaaaaaattaattaattatcaaaacgacccattttttaatttggctCCACCAACTTTTACTGTAAATTTGTGTCActttcatgtttaattaaaaatgagttattttgataatgagttaaatttttgtgttattttataaaaaaagccAAGATAATCAAACCATttaaaccattttcaaattctatttaaaagttaaaaataatattttatttaaaaagtgaaatttgaattaattaaaaataaaaatatttttaaaaaagatttatttgttaaaaataaagttatttaaatatatatatattagaaagtaaaatttaaattaaaagttaaaaatacatattatacGATCACATCATGTCAAGAATGTGACtagacatgaaattaaatattaaataaaaaaccaatCTTATATAAGGGGTTTAGTCCCCATtcgaagaaagaaaagagagaaaaaagttaagttacttaatttttttatattttatagttattgtaatataataattatttatattgtatttatgtgttttttatattatacatatatcaaAATGTCTTCGGAGatctgattaaataaaaaatcattttagtttctcttttttcttgctAAGCACTACTTTGTTCAACGTGTTTTGATTCATGAATGTGAtctttatttagttattattattccttttaactattttcttgcatgaaattaatttgtatgtgttggttataatttttaattttagtacacatttctaaatttatatattaatttttaattttagtacacattcatgaatttatgtacttaatatatattttaatagataaagacaaaatattttattaatagatttaaaatgtttaaaacttaaagaaattaaatatattaaaatgttatgtatagccaattttaaaattttaatatatttaatatatttttaaaattaaatatattaaaaatgttaagtataaccaatattaaaattataatatattcaatatatttttaaaaatatattttaaaatgttaatatatttaatatattttaataggaaaagagaaaatgatttttaatatat
The Gossypium raimondii isolate GPD5lz chromosome 8, ASM2569854v1, whole genome shotgun sequence DNA segment above includes these coding regions:
- the LOC105791070 gene encoding pleiotropic drug resistance protein 1 isoform X1, translating into MESGTDAFGVSSARIGSSSICRNNVREAFSMSSHEEDDENALKWAAIQKLPTYLRVRRGILTEQDGQSREIDIKNLGFVERRNLLERLVRIAEEDNERFLLKLKERIDRVGLDMPTIEVRFEHLNVEAEAYVGNRALPTMFNFSVNIVEGLLSNLHILPSRKKPFPILNDVSGIIKPRRMTLLLGPPSSGKTTLLLALAGKLGKDLKFSGRVTYNGHGMEEFVPQRTSAYISQYDLHIGEMTVRETLAFSARCQGVGPRYEMLAELSRREKEANIKPDPDIDIYMKAAALEGQEAGVVTDYILKILGLEVCADTMVGDEMIRGISGGQKKRVTTGEMLVGPARALFMDEISTGLDSSTTFQIVNSLRQSIHILNGTALISLLQPAPETYQLFDDVILLSDGQIVYQGPRENVLDFFKYMGFKCPKRKGVADFLQEVTSKKDQEQYWTRIDEPYSFISVKEFAEAFQSFHIGQKLGDDLAIPFDKSKSHPDALSKDKYGVPKKELLKACLSRELLLMKRNLFVYVFKMFQLIFIGFITVTIFLRIEMHRDTITDGGIFMGALFFILVTVMFNGFAELTLTILKLPVFYKQRDLLFYPSWAYSLPTWILKIPISILDATLWVLMSYYVIGFDPNVGRFFKQYLLLLCLSQMASALFRFMGGLGRNIIVANTCGSFAMLAVLVMGGFVLTRDAVKKWWIWGYWISPLMYGQNAIAVNEFLGKSWRQVPPNSTEPLGVLILKSRGIFPEARWYWIGVGALIGYCFLFNFLFTLALKYLDPFGKPQAVISKETLAEKIASKAREKVDLSSRGEGSSGGGNESQRSVSFRSLSAKVGSVNDANQSRKRGMVLPFEPLSMSFDEIRYAVDMPQEMKAQGISEDRLELLKGICGAFRPGVLTALMGISGAGKTTLMDVLAGRKSGGYVKGTIKISGYPKKQETFARISGYCEQPDIHSPHVTVYESLLFSAWLRLPPEVNPETKTMFIEEVMELVELTSLREALVGLPGVNGLSTEARKRLTIAVELVANPSIIFMDEPTSGLDARAAAVVMRTVRNTVDTGRTVVCTIHQPSIDIFDAFDELLLLKRGGEEIYMGPLGHHSCYLIKYFEEINGIPKIKDGYNPATWMLEITSAAQEEALGVNFADIYKNSELYRRNKALVKELSSPAPGSKDLYFQTRYSQSLLTQCMACLWKQYWSYWRNPPYNAVRFLFTTVIGLLFGTIFWDIGSKRTREQDVFNSMGSMYAAVLFIGFQNCASVQPVVAVERTVFYRERATGMYSALPYAFGQVVIELPYVLVQTAIYGVIVYAMIGFQWTAAKFFWYLFFMYFTFLYFTFYGMMAVAVTPNHNIAAIVSSAFFAIWNLFSGFIIPRTRIPIWWRWYYWACPVSWTIYGLIASQYGDINEKFDSGETVEHFVRNYFDFRNEFVEIVAMVVVGICVLFGSIFAVSIKAFNFQKR
- the LOC105791070 gene encoding pleiotropic drug resistance protein 1 isoform X2, encoding MTLLLGPPSSGKTTLLLALAGKLGKDLKFSGRVTYNGHGMEEFVPQRTSAYISQYDLHIGEMTVRETLAFSARCQGVGPRYEMLAELSRREKEANIKPDPDIDIYMKAAALEGQEAGVVTDYILKILGLEVCADTMVGDEMIRGISGGQKKRVTTGEMLVGPARALFMDEISTGLDSSTTFQIVNSLRQSIHILNGTALISLLQPAPETYQLFDDVILLSDGQIVYQGPRENVLDFFKYMGFKCPKRKGVADFLQEVTSKKDQEQYWTRIDEPYSFISVKEFAEAFQSFHIGQKLGDDLAIPFDKSKSHPDALSKDKYGVPKKELLKACLSRELLLMKRNLFVYVFKMFQLIFIGFITVTIFLRIEMHRDTITDGGIFMGALFFILVTVMFNGFAELTLTILKLPVFYKQRDLLFYPSWAYSLPTWILKIPISILDATLWVLMSYYVIGFDPNVGRFFKQYLLLLCLSQMASALFRFMGGLGRNIIVANTCGSFAMLAVLVMGGFVLTRDAVKKWWIWGYWISPLMYGQNAIAVNEFLGKSWRQVPPNSTEPLGVLILKSRGIFPEARWYWIGVGALIGYCFLFNFLFTLALKYLDPFGKPQAVISKETLAEKIASKAREKVDLSSRGEGSSGGGNESQRSVSFRSLSAKVGSVNDANQSRKRGMVLPFEPLSMSFDEIRYAVDMPQEMKAQGISEDRLELLKGICGAFRPGVLTALMGISGAGKTTLMDVLAGRKSGGYVKGTIKISGYPKKQETFARISGYCEQPDIHSPHVTVYESLLFSAWLRLPPEVNPETKTMFIEEVMELVELTSLREALVGLPGVNGLSTEARKRLTIAVELVANPSIIFMDEPTSGLDARAAAVVMRTVRNTVDTGRTVVCTIHQPSIDIFDAFDEEINGIPKIKDGYNPATWMLEITSAAQEEALGVNFADIYKNSELYRRNKALVKELSSPAPGSKDLYFQTRYSQSLLTQCMACLWKQYWSYWRNPPYNAVRFLFTTVIGLLFGTIFWDIGSKRTREQDVFNSMGSMYAAVLFIGFQNCASVQPVVAVERTVFYRERATGMYSALPYAFGQVVIELPYVLVQTAIYGVIVYAMIGFQWTAAKFFWYLFFMYFTFLYFTFYGMMAVAVTPNHNIAAIVSSAFFAIWNLFSGFIIPRTRIPIWWRWYYWACPVSWTIYGLIASQYGDINEKFDSGETVEHFVRNYFDFRNEFVEIVAMVVVGICVLFGSIFAVSIKAFNFQKR